AGGCAAACCATATAAACACTCAAATCACGAAAAAACACGATCAATAGAACGTGAATAGCGATATAGGTGGCAGTATTATTCATAGATTGTGATTGCTATTATTATATCATCTCTGGCTGATGCTGCCCTAACAAACATTCAATTgttacattataattatattatcaaatatcgcttttcaacatgttttatttgtagaAAAACGATTTGCAAGCTGACATCATGATATCAGATGTCGGAGCCCTGGAAAGAGCTGAACGTAAAGCCATGGAACAAGGTTCCGAATCTGCATCATTTGATTACTCCACTTACCATTCGTTAGCAGAGGTATGTTTTGTCATTATGTCCTTAATTGGCAAAAgccttttatatttttaacgaTTTATCTATAGTGGCAgtattacaaacaaaattatagttTATTGGAACAAGTTTCTGTTGCGTAAGAGTGGTCTTGTTAAcgttggggaaaccggagaacctaTTTAAGTTTGGAGTGGATGCTTTGTACTGTTGCTCACTTTATTGTTTAACAGATTGAAGCATGGATGACAGACTTCGCAGCTAATGCCCCGTCTGGTATAGAtgtcacaaaaataaaaattggtgAATCATTTCAAGGACGGGACCTGAGTCTTTTGAAGGTCCGTgtgatgtttattgttttaagtttgaCATATTCGAGCTTATTGTTTAATTGGAGTGCTTTATAAAacctaattgtttgtttcagtttacaTAGTTATATACTTTACCGAGTGAACACCAACATCTTTATTTACTCTTCATGTTCAAAAGGTGGAAATGCGATATTTCTTCGAAACATTTTATAGTATATGCCTTAAAAGGATATAATTTAACAGTTAATTgcagtttattttaaaagcgcGCCGATTGGTATGCGAACGttatatcatttttggaatGACATTGTTGAAACTGTGTATCTGCACTATGCGCTCTGCCATTTGAATTGGAAGTAAGAGCAGGATTGAATtccaaaacattgaaaaatatcaaattgtaatTTCACTAGTGAATTATTATTATGctatatatttttcaatcatTGTTATGTATactaatgtttatttatcaatcGTTATTCATCTTATAATAGAATTAAAATCACGTTACAGTGTATCTCTTGTGCAAAGTTTGATATAACGAACAGTACGTTTAAAGTAAGTAGATAATGATGCAATATGCAATTTTTAtgaacactgaaataaacattgaactaTCACGCAATCGACTAACTGATTATATTGTTTTGGttggttttgtttgaaaatattccTGTTGTTATCGATTATCAGGTGGTTATTGAACTACTGTACAGGTTGAGAGAAACCCAAGTGCGACCAAACCAAACATTATCATGATATTTGGTTCCCATGGTCGAGAATGGATCTCTCCTGCAACGGCATTGAATTTTTTAAACTATGTAAGTGCGTATTTATCATAAAACTTCATTtctttttgttcatatttcatttaaatggttagAACAAATCGCATTACTGGTTTTTGGATTttataaaaactgttaaaatatgtaaatttggctatttgttttaactaaattattgattattgattAATCGTTAGTATCTTATAACCACATTAGGATGATGTAGCATGTATGCAATTTTGAATATCACTCCTTGATTTTTTCCCTATTGGATCCTTAATTAATGTACAGTAAATGAAGCCATGCACTGATATATGTGTCGGTTTACTTAATGAAGCTCGTGAGCGAAGCCAGTGCGTTGAACACGTATTGCTGGCACATAGTTCCCGTAAGCAACCCTGACAGCTATTATCGCACAACGGATGCTGCAGGAGAGGAAAAGGTGTTGTAGTAATCTAATTCATTGACAGTTTGTTCATGCTGTTTCAATATTTCATCGATAGTTTCACTCTCCTGATTTAGTACTTTTCGTAAGTAATTGAGGTATTAAGCCTGCGCCTTTTTCTTATCGTTCTAACTAATTGTAACACAGCAAGAGCTTTTTTATCTTGCTATACTAGTGGATTTCAGATACTACCTGGCaatttacaaatatgtaaaactAAAAAGCCCGGTGACTAAATATTATTctggttttattaaaaaaggatAACATTTGTCGAGGaagaatttataaatataataccaATATCCCTTTATGCAATTTCATCTCGAAATATTGAAAACTCGGTCAACCTTCTTCCgtgtgaaataataataataaagacaaaaaacttccataactttatcagatatatattttcggtcatttattttacatattagtgATACCAAAATGGCATAGGGGATGTAGGGTCACCTGACATgaactattataattatcacTAATGGTCTATTAAAATGAAAAGCCTAGTTATACATCGGAAAACATTGAGGTGCATACATTTTTTTGACCTTTGTATTCTTTTCTATTAAcggataaaaatgtatttatgccTGAACACTTTTTATGAACCGTCTCACTAATAGCAAAGAAAGTCGACAAATAGGAGAACTTTAGTCAGAAATGACCTACAGAACACATTTGACTGCTTTGTTTTGAATTAAAGTTGGGTTGATATGTTTCATAAGACCTTCTATAACTATCTGTAGCAAAGCGAGACTAAAATGACCCATATATAAATACCATGGCACtgtaaatgttatatttcatttcgtAGGACCGCCTTTGGAGGAAAACCGTGTCCTCGCACAGTATAACCGTGAATAATGGAACTAAAACTCTGACTTGTTCCGAAGGAGTGGATTTCGATCGTAATTTTGAGAGAATGTGGGTTGGATATGGTGCGTATACAATATGGTGTAAAAAGTGGCTCTAAACAGTATTATCAACAATATTAAGACAAACAATGTAGGTACAGCTGTTAATTTGCAGAGACAGCTGTATTTTGTACctattgttatatttgaaagCACATCATATGTATAGTTTTAGAATTGTTATATCTACAGCTGTACGTATATAAAAGACAGTCACAGTTATAAATGTACAAGTTCACTGTAACTGAAGCAGTCACGTTTGAGCTACTATGTaggccatacatatacaaacttATGAAATCAATGGGTTCTAATACAGCCCTGGAGCATGTATGGCTCGaccatttattgataaagatatTTGGATGATGAATTTCGTATGCATCCTGTTAATGTACGTTAGGTTTTGATCTGTGTACCTTTAAGCAAGCTCATTCTTTTCTTTTGACTTGTTCTTGTTCCcattgtgttaaaatattgCTCGTACATGTCTCTTTGCTTCAGGCAGTGTACTACTGGCCATACAAACAAGTcagatatattcatatatatttatatatacatatatcgtATGTATGAGAAATGTTTTAAGGCCATATGAGTATGGATGTGAATTGTTTAATTCCATGTTGTGATTGAACAAAAAGGTGAGgcaaaatatagttttaccAATCTACATTCACGCTTAccatattgtatttaaacagaTGAGAAAGCTGGCCCTGACTGCTCATCACAAACGTTTTCTGGGCTAGAACCGTGGTCGGAGACGGAGGTACAGGCGATTAGAGACTACGTCATCTCGACCAATGTAGCGGCATTTGTCGACATCCACAGCTACGGTGAAATGGTCCTTTTACCGTATGCATACACAACGACAAGGGTGCCTCACTTCGACGAACTGGTAATTAAGCAGCAACCGCATTAGGATAGTAATTCGTTTTAAGCGAGTATTCAGTACTGTCATAATCTAGGAAAAATGCATGCATATACAAAGTGTATTCGATCAGATCACCTACATAAAAGTCACTTTTATAacgaaacaaatataatttgtttttcagatGGAGCTTGGGACCATTAGTGCATCGGCAATCGAAAGCATTGATGGAAACACTTACGCCGTTGGTCAAATCCCTGACTTATTAGGTACGTACTGCAATGACATACTGGTACTATTTGTGCATGTAGACTTTCTTTTAACcgcaattatatataatatcagCTCTTATCCTAAAGGTACCTGATACACAAATAAGTGATTGATGGTTAATAGAATTTGAAAAGCTAGCTTATATGTAGGTCAGAATCTTAAATGGCAGAAACTAGCTCATTTGCTATGGCACGTACTTGATTCATAACTATTTTGTACCTTATATACTACGCCAAATAATATTTAGTTATACATTTTTCGTATTTAAAACCATAACTTGTATGTTGTACGTATCACATTAATATAAacgttatcattaaaataaatcgGAATGTTTGATTA
Above is a genomic segment from Mya arenaria isolate MELC-2E11 chromosome 2, ASM2691426v1 containing:
- the LOC128243801 gene encoding carboxypeptidase B-like, with amino-acid sequence MMDVYFIIFLGLSAVGAAKNYDGYLVFKIKPEAEGQVEKLCELLKDMRLDVWKEGGIGQETHVMVNPELLEKFLHKMQKNDLQADIMISDVGALERAERKAMEQGSESASFDYSTYHSLAEIEAWMTDFAANAPSGIDVTKIKIGESFQGRDLSLLKVERNPSATKPNIIMIFGSHGREWISPATALNFLNYLVSEASALNTYCWHIVPVSNPDSYYRTTDAAGEEKDRLWRKTVSSHSITVNNGTKTLTCSEGVDFDRNFERMWVGYDEKAGPDCSSQTFSGLEPWSETEVQAIRDYVISTNVAAFVDIHSYGEMVLLPYAYTTTRVPHFDELMELGTISASAIESIDGNTYAVGQIPDLLAKAHGLAIDWTCKDEHILFSFAYALRDKGEFGFLLPRDQIQIAGEEFIAGVMAMVNGLP